In Balaenoptera acutorostrata chromosome 19, mBalAcu1.1, whole genome shotgun sequence, the following proteins share a genomic window:
- the ZNF383 gene encoding zinc finger protein 383 isoform X4, protein MIGRELTRGLCSDLESMCETKLLSLKKEVYEIESCQREMMGLTKHGLEYSSFRDVLEYRNHFERQVGYQNGHFNQEIFTHEYMPTSIQQTFFTLHQIINSEEKPYECKKCGKVFSQNSQFIQHQRIHIGEKSYECKECGKFFSCGSHVTRHLKIHTGEKPFECKECGKAFSCSSYLSQHQRIHTGKKPYECKECGKAFSYCSNLIDHQRIHTGEKPYECKVCGKAFTKSSQLFQHVRIHTGEKPYECKECGKAFTQSSKLVQHQRIHTGEKPYECKECGKAFSSGSALTNHQRIHTGEKPYDCKECGKAFTQSSQLRQHQRIHAGEKPFECLECGKAFTQNSQLFQHQRIHTDEKPYECNECGKAFNKCSNLTRHLRIHTGEKPYNCKECGKAFSSGSDLIRHQGIHTDE, encoded by the coding sequence ATCTGGAATCAATGTGTGAAACCAAGTTATTATCGCTAAAGAAGGAAGTTTATGAAATAGAATCATGCCAGAGGGAGATGATGGGACTTACAAAGCATGGCCTTGAATACTCCAGTTTTAGAGATGTTTTGGAATATAGAAACCACTTTGAAAGACAAGTGGGATATCAAAATGGGCATTTCAACCAAGAAATATTCACTCATGAATACATGCCCACATCTATTCAACAGACATTCTTTACTCTACATCAAATAATTAACAGTGAAGAGAAACCATATGAATGTAAGAAATGTGGAAAGGTCTTTAGTCAGAATTCACAATTTATTCAACATCAGAGGATTCATATTGGTGAAAAATCTTATGAATGTAAGGAGTGTGGGAAAttctttagttgtggctcacatgTTACTCGACATCTGAAAATTCATACCGGTGAAAAACCCTttgaatgtaaagaatgtggaaaGGCCTTCAGCTGTAGCTCATACCTTTctcaacatcagagaattcataccggtaagaaaccctatgaatgtaaggaatgtgggaaggcctttagtTATTGCTCAAATCTTATTGaccatcagagaattcacactggtGAAAAACCGTATGAATGTAAAgtatgtgggaaagcctttactAAGAGCTCACAACTTTTTCAACATGTGAGAATTCATACaggtgagaaaccctatgaatgtaaggaatgtggcaAAGCTTTTACTCAGAGCTCAAAGCTTGTAcagcatcagagaattcatacaggTGAGAAACCCTATGAGTGCAAAGAATGTGGCAAAGCCTTTAGTAGTGGCTCAGCActtactaatcatcagagaattcacactggggagaaaccctatgattgtaaggaatgtgggaaggctTTTACTCAGAGCTCACAACTTCGtcaacatcagagaattcatgcTGGTGAGAAACCTTTTGAATGTCttgaatgtgggaaggcctttacTCAGAACTCACAGCTTTttcaacatcagagaattcatacagaTGAAAAACCATATGAATGTAATGAGTGTGGAAAGGCCTTTAATAAATGCTCAAACCTTACTCGACACCTCAGAATTCATACTGGTGAAAAGCCCTATAACTGTAAAGAATGTGGAAAGGCATTTAGTAGTGGCTCAGATCTCATTCGTCATCAGGGAATTCATACTGatgaataa
- the ZNF383 gene encoding zinc finger protein 383 isoform X5: MKVAERSYGDLESMCETKLLSLKKEVYEIESCQREMMGLTKHGLEYSSFRDVLEYRNHFERQVGYQNGHFNQEIFTHEYMPTSIQQTFFTLHQIINSEEKPYECKKCGKVFSQNSQFIQHQRIHIGEKSYECKECGKFFSCGSHVTRHLKIHTGEKPFECKECGKAFSCSSYLSQHQRIHTGKKPYECKECGKAFSYCSNLIDHQRIHTGEKPYECKVCGKAFTKSSQLFQHVRIHTGEKPYECKECGKAFTQSSKLVQHQRIHTGEKPYECKECGKAFSSGSALTNHQRIHTGEKPYDCKECGKAFTQSSQLRQHQRIHAGEKPFECLECGKAFTQNSQLFQHQRIHTDEKPYECNECGKAFNKCSNLTRHLRIHTGEKPYNCKECGKAFSSGSDLIRHQGIHTDE, from the coding sequence ATCTGGAATCAATGTGTGAAACCAAGTTATTATCGCTAAAGAAGGAAGTTTATGAAATAGAATCATGCCAGAGGGAGATGATGGGACTTACAAAGCATGGCCTTGAATACTCCAGTTTTAGAGATGTTTTGGAATATAGAAACCACTTTGAAAGACAAGTGGGATATCAAAATGGGCATTTCAACCAAGAAATATTCACTCATGAATACATGCCCACATCTATTCAACAGACATTCTTTACTCTACATCAAATAATTAACAGTGAAGAGAAACCATATGAATGTAAGAAATGTGGAAAGGTCTTTAGTCAGAATTCACAATTTATTCAACATCAGAGGATTCATATTGGTGAAAAATCTTATGAATGTAAGGAGTGTGGGAAAttctttagttgtggctcacatgTTACTCGACATCTGAAAATTCATACCGGTGAAAAACCCTttgaatgtaaagaatgtggaaaGGCCTTCAGCTGTAGCTCATACCTTTctcaacatcagagaattcataccggtaagaaaccctatgaatgtaaggaatgtgggaaggcctttagtTATTGCTCAAATCTTATTGaccatcagagaattcacactggtGAAAAACCGTATGAATGTAAAgtatgtgggaaagcctttactAAGAGCTCACAACTTTTTCAACATGTGAGAATTCATACaggtgagaaaccctatgaatgtaaggaatgtggcaAAGCTTTTACTCAGAGCTCAAAGCTTGTAcagcatcagagaattcatacaggTGAGAAACCCTATGAGTGCAAAGAATGTGGCAAAGCCTTTAGTAGTGGCTCAGCActtactaatcatcagagaattcacactggggagaaaccctatgattgtaaggaatgtgggaaggctTTTACTCAGAGCTCACAACTTCGtcaacatcagagaattcatgcTGGTGAGAAACCTTTTGAATGTCttgaatgtgggaaggcctttacTCAGAACTCACAGCTTTttcaacatcagagaattcatacagaTGAAAAACCATATGAATGTAATGAGTGTGGAAAGGCCTTTAATAAATGCTCAAACCTTACTCGACACCTCAGAATTCATACTGGTGAAAAGCCCTATAACTGTAAAGAATGTGGAAAGGCATTTAGTAGTGGCTCAGATCTCATTCGTCATCAGGGAATTCATACTGatgaataa
- the ZNF383 gene encoding zinc finger protein 383 isoform X3: protein MRVPVAPHPGQYLVLSVFWILAILIGEQPQGGVIISWNTESHGPDLESMCETKLLSLKKEVYEIESCQREMMGLTKHGLEYSSFRDVLEYRNHFERQVGYQNGHFNQEIFTHEYMPTSIQQTFFTLHQIINSEEKPYECKKCGKVFSQNSQFIQHQRIHIGEKSYECKECGKFFSCGSHVTRHLKIHTGEKPFECKECGKAFSCSSYLSQHQRIHTGKKPYECKECGKAFSYCSNLIDHQRIHTGEKPYECKVCGKAFTKSSQLFQHVRIHTGEKPYECKECGKAFTQSSKLVQHQRIHTGEKPYECKECGKAFSSGSALTNHQRIHTGEKPYDCKECGKAFTQSSQLRQHQRIHAGEKPFECLECGKAFTQNSQLFQHQRIHTDEKPYECNECGKAFNKCSNLTRHLRIHTGEKPYNCKECGKAFSSGSDLIRHQGIHTDE, encoded by the coding sequence ATCTGGAATCAATGTGTGAAACCAAGTTATTATCGCTAAAGAAGGAAGTTTATGAAATAGAATCATGCCAGAGGGAGATGATGGGACTTACAAAGCATGGCCTTGAATACTCCAGTTTTAGAGATGTTTTGGAATATAGAAACCACTTTGAAAGACAAGTGGGATATCAAAATGGGCATTTCAACCAAGAAATATTCACTCATGAATACATGCCCACATCTATTCAACAGACATTCTTTACTCTACATCAAATAATTAACAGTGAAGAGAAACCATATGAATGTAAGAAATGTGGAAAGGTCTTTAGTCAGAATTCACAATTTATTCAACATCAGAGGATTCATATTGGTGAAAAATCTTATGAATGTAAGGAGTGTGGGAAAttctttagttgtggctcacatgTTACTCGACATCTGAAAATTCATACCGGTGAAAAACCCTttgaatgtaaagaatgtggaaaGGCCTTCAGCTGTAGCTCATACCTTTctcaacatcagagaattcataccggtaagaaaccctatgaatgtaaggaatgtgggaaggcctttagtTATTGCTCAAATCTTATTGaccatcagagaattcacactggtGAAAAACCGTATGAATGTAAAgtatgtgggaaagcctttactAAGAGCTCACAACTTTTTCAACATGTGAGAATTCATACaggtgagaaaccctatgaatgtaaggaatgtggcaAAGCTTTTACTCAGAGCTCAAAGCTTGTAcagcatcagagaattcatacaggTGAGAAACCCTATGAGTGCAAAGAATGTGGCAAAGCCTTTAGTAGTGGCTCAGCActtactaatcatcagagaattcacactggggagaaaccctatgattgtaaggaatgtgggaaggctTTTACTCAGAGCTCACAACTTCGtcaacatcagagaattcatgcTGGTGAGAAACCTTTTGAATGTCttgaatgtgggaaggcctttacTCAGAACTCACAGCTTTttcaacatcagagaattcatacagaTGAAAAACCATATGAATGTAATGAGTGTGGAAAGGCCTTTAATAAATGCTCAAACCTTACTCGACACCTCAGAATTCATACTGGTGAAAAGCCCTATAACTGTAAAGAATGTGGAAAGGCATTTAGTAGTGGCTCAGATCTCATTCGTCATCAGGGAATTCATACTGatgaataa
- the ZNF383 gene encoding zinc finger protein 383 isoform X6 codes for MCETKLLSLKKEVYEIESCQREMMGLTKHGLEYSSFRDVLEYRNHFERQVGYQNGHFNQEIFTHEYMPTSIQQTFFTLHQIINSEEKPYECKKCGKVFSQNSQFIQHQRIHIGEKSYECKECGKFFSCGSHVTRHLKIHTGEKPFECKECGKAFSCSSYLSQHQRIHTGKKPYECKECGKAFSYCSNLIDHQRIHTGEKPYECKVCGKAFTKSSQLFQHVRIHTGEKPYECKECGKAFTQSSKLVQHQRIHTGEKPYECKECGKAFSSGSALTNHQRIHTGEKPYDCKECGKAFTQSSQLRQHQRIHAGEKPFECLECGKAFTQNSQLFQHQRIHTDEKPYECNECGKAFNKCSNLTRHLRIHTGEKPYNCKECGKAFSSGSDLIRHQGIHTDE; via the coding sequence ATGTGTGAAACCAAGTTATTATCGCTAAAGAAGGAAGTTTATGAAATAGAATCATGCCAGAGGGAGATGATGGGACTTACAAAGCATGGCCTTGAATACTCCAGTTTTAGAGATGTTTTGGAATATAGAAACCACTTTGAAAGACAAGTGGGATATCAAAATGGGCATTTCAACCAAGAAATATTCACTCATGAATACATGCCCACATCTATTCAACAGACATTCTTTACTCTACATCAAATAATTAACAGTGAAGAGAAACCATATGAATGTAAGAAATGTGGAAAGGTCTTTAGTCAGAATTCACAATTTATTCAACATCAGAGGATTCATATTGGTGAAAAATCTTATGAATGTAAGGAGTGTGGGAAAttctttagttgtggctcacatgTTACTCGACATCTGAAAATTCATACCGGTGAAAAACCCTttgaatgtaaagaatgtggaaaGGCCTTCAGCTGTAGCTCATACCTTTctcaacatcagagaattcataccggtaagaaaccctatgaatgtaaggaatgtgggaaggcctttagtTATTGCTCAAATCTTATTGaccatcagagaattcacactggtGAAAAACCGTATGAATGTAAAgtatgtgggaaagcctttactAAGAGCTCACAACTTTTTCAACATGTGAGAATTCATACaggtgagaaaccctatgaatgtaaggaatgtggcaAAGCTTTTACTCAGAGCTCAAAGCTTGTAcagcatcagagaattcatacaggTGAGAAACCCTATGAGTGCAAAGAATGTGGCAAAGCCTTTAGTAGTGGCTCAGCActtactaatcatcagagaattcacactggggagaaaccctatgattgtaaggaatgtgggaaggctTTTACTCAGAGCTCACAACTTCGtcaacatcagagaattcatgcTGGTGAGAAACCTTTTGAATGTCttgaatgtgggaaggcctttacTCAGAACTCACAGCTTTttcaacatcagagaattcatacagaTGAAAAACCATATGAATGTAATGAGTGTGGAAAGGCCTTTAATAAATGCTCAAACCTTACTCGACACCTCAGAATTCATACTGGTGAAAAGCCCTATAACTGTAAAGAATGTGGAAAGGCATTTAGTAGTGGCTCAGATCTCATTCGTCATCAGGGAATTCATACTGatgaataa